One Pristiophorus japonicus isolate sPriJap1 chromosome 19, sPriJap1.hap1, whole genome shotgun sequence genomic window carries:
- the LOC139230270 gene encoding noggin-like, translating to MARDCSRSVQALVFCHVLVLLLGRQCGSLGQGRSRSPGAPPKPPSRAKAKPGAAPRPGSEAESAWMRMRASNATRPYSLPLTKEHYHYSPSPPHLDRQQLRKLLGPSFDPFWMSVRGRRSNESREDLTLLSRELAAGSLRYRRKLWQEARRLDPDVAGAAGTRDKAAAGAGMRWRRWLVQEATCPLASRWVDLGTVFWPRWVRHTDCHNGKASCSWPAGMSCTQAQWTHIKLLVWHCWTAKERGATLQHCTWRQTPYPVVTACKCSCR from the coding sequence ATGGCTCGGGATTGCTCTCGCTCGGTCCAGGCCCTGGTCTTCTGCCACGTCCTGGTCCTTCTGCTTGGCAGGCAGTGTGGCTCGCTGGGGCAGGGGCGAAGCCGTTCCCCGGGCGCCCCGCCGAAACCCCCGAGCCGGGCGAAGGCGAAGCCCGGTGCCGCGCCGCGTCCAGGCTCCGAGGCCGAGAGTGCCTGGATGCGGATGAGAGCGTCCAACGCCACCAGGCCCTACTCCCTGCCGCTGACCAAGGAGCACTATCACTACTCGCCCAGCCCGCCTCACCTCGACCGCCAGCAGCTGCGGAAGCTGCTTGGCCCCTCCTTCGACCCCTTCTGGATGTCGGTGCGGGGTCGCCGCAGCAACGAGAGCCGGGAGGACCTGACCCTGCTGAGCCGGGAGCTGGCGGCCGGGTCGCTGAGGTACCGCCGCAAGCTGTGGCAGGAGGCCCGGAGGCTGGACCCGGACGTGGCCGGCGCCGCCGGGACCCGGGACAAAGCCGCGGCAGGCGCCGGGATGCGGTGGAGGCGCTGGCTGGTGCAGGAGGCCACCTGCCCGCTGGCCTCCCGCTGGGTGGACCTGGGCACCGTCTTCTGGCCCCGGTGGGTGCGGCACACCGACTGCCACAACGGCAAGGCCAGCTGCTCGTGGCCCGCTGGCATGAGCTGCACCCAGGCGCAGTGGACGCACATCAAGCTGCTGGTGTGGCACTGCTGGACGGCGAAGGAGCGAGGCGCTACGCTGCAACACTGCACCTGGAGGCAGACACCCTATCCCGTCGTTACGGCCTGCAAGTGCTCCTGTCGCTAA